One stretch of Amycolatopsis tolypomycina DNA includes these proteins:
- a CDS encoding NAD(P)/FAD-dependent oxidoreductase: MSEPRKIVIVGAGLGGASAAAAVRERGYSGEILLLGSDPHRPYELPPLSKGVLLGNADEPDWVHEEKFYAEKDISFASGVTATRIELGARQVLDDAGGEHPYDRLVLATGSSPRRLPVPGGDLPGLYTLRTLDDALKLRSAFAAAERVLIVGAGWIGCEAAAAARTHNAEVTVVDPVPVPLANVVGETVGGVFRDLHVSNGVNYRLGEQVAEITGGPDGVRGVRLGNGDEITADVVLIAVGAAPRVELAHAAGLELADDGGVAVDAGLRTAAPDVYAVGDIAAHFHPKYGRRIRVEHWANAKDQGAHVARNLLGENEPFLASPYFFTDQYDLGCEYRGLADPATDELVVRGDLAAREFTAFWLRDGEVAAAMNVNMWDDGDALGALVDGRAKVTADQLRTADLASLT, from the coding sequence ATGTCGGAACCGCGGAAGATCGTCATCGTCGGTGCGGGCCTCGGTGGGGCATCCGCGGCGGCCGCGGTGCGAGAACGCGGTTACAGCGGCGAAATCCTGTTGCTGGGGTCGGATCCGCACCGCCCGTACGAGCTGCCGCCGCTGTCGAAGGGCGTGTTGCTGGGCAACGCCGACGAGCCCGACTGGGTGCACGAAGAGAAGTTCTACGCCGAGAAGGACATCAGCTTCGCCTCCGGCGTCACGGCGACCCGGATCGAGCTCGGCGCCCGGCAGGTCCTCGACGACGCCGGCGGCGAGCACCCGTACGACCGGCTGGTGCTGGCGACCGGCTCGAGCCCGCGCCGGCTCCCGGTGCCCGGCGGCGACCTGCCCGGGCTGTACACGCTGCGCACCCTCGACGACGCGCTCAAGCTGCGTTCGGCGTTCGCGGCGGCGGAGCGCGTGCTGATCGTCGGCGCGGGCTGGATCGGCTGCGAAGCGGCCGCGGCGGCCCGGACGCACAACGCGGAGGTGACGGTCGTCGACCCGGTACCGGTGCCCCTGGCGAACGTGGTCGGCGAAACGGTCGGCGGCGTGTTCCGCGACCTGCACGTTTCGAACGGGGTGAACTACCGCCTGGGCGAGCAGGTCGCGGAGATCACGGGCGGCCCGGACGGCGTCCGCGGCGTGCGTCTCGGCAACGGCGACGAGATCACCGCGGACGTGGTGCTGATCGCGGTCGGCGCGGCCCCGCGGGTGGAGCTGGCCCACGCGGCGGGCCTGGAGCTCGCCGACGACGGCGGGGTGGCCGTGGACGCGGGCCTCCGCACGGCGGCCCCGGACGTCTACGCGGTGGGCGACATCGCGGCCCACTTCCACCCGAAGTACGGCCGCCGCATCCGCGTCGAGCACTGGGCGAACGCGAAGGACCAGGGCGCGCACGTGGCGCGGAACCTGCTGGGGGAGAACGAGCCCTTCCTGGCCTCGCCGTACTTCTTCACCGACCAGTACGACCTCGGCTGCGAGTACCGCGGCCTCGCGGACCCGGCGACGGACGAACTGGTGGTCCGCGGCGACCTGGCCGCCCGCGAGTTCACGGCGTTCTGGCTCCGCGACGGCGAAGTGGCGGCCGCGATGAACGTGAACATGTGGGACGACGGGGACGCGCTGGGCGCACTGGTCGACGGCCGCGCGAAGGTGACGGCGGACCAGCTCAGGACGGCGGACCTGGCGTCGCTCACCTGA
- a CDS encoding MerR family transcriptional regulator — MLTIGQLAGYAGVTTKTIRVYHAKGLLPEPERDSSGYRRYRAADAVELIKIRTLAEAGVPLARIRELRSGNGLADALRQIDDDLAARIAGLQATRSRLRQLASGRLSPLPDEVVAYLDRLPGLGFSERWVTLQNDLWLLVFATHPETAHRNFHDQAAMLDNPALLAVVLEYDRVHDLDPHDPRVDALAGTLVSATRARYGEELPAYEEGSAIPALVQGAVNASSPAWRRLDTLLRERLR; from the coding sequence GTGCTCACCATCGGACAGCTCGCGGGGTACGCCGGCGTGACGACCAAGACGATCCGCGTCTACCACGCGAAGGGCCTGCTCCCCGAGCCGGAGCGGGACAGTTCCGGCTACCGCCGCTACCGTGCCGCCGACGCCGTCGAGCTGATCAAGATCCGCACGCTCGCCGAGGCCGGCGTCCCCTTGGCCCGGATCCGCGAACTGCGTTCCGGCAACGGGCTCGCCGACGCGCTCCGGCAGATCGACGACGACCTCGCCGCGCGGATCGCCGGCCTGCAGGCCACCCGGTCCCGGCTGCGGCAGCTGGCGTCCGGCCGGTTGTCGCCCCTGCCGGACGAGGTGGTCGCGTACCTCGACCGGCTGCCGGGGCTCGGGTTCAGCGAACGCTGGGTGACGCTGCAGAACGACCTGTGGCTCCTCGTGTTCGCCACCCACCCCGAAACCGCGCACCGGAACTTCCACGACCAGGCGGCCATGCTCGACAACCCGGCGCTGCTCGCCGTGGTCCTCGAGTACGACCGGGTGCACGACCTCGACCCGCACGATCCGCGCGTCGACGCGCTGGCCGGAACGCTCGTCTCGGCAACTCGCGCGCGCTACGGCGAAGAGCTGCCCGCGTACGAGGAGGGCTCGGCGATCCCGGCGCTGGTGCAGGGTGCGGTGAACGCGTCGTCCCCAGCCTGGCGGCGGCTCGACACCCTGCTCCGCGAACGCCTCAGGTGA
- a CDS encoding glycine-rich domain-containing protein has translation MTTKLDVIDSGKNVASTVNERNGQDLVPDELFERLVDRISREHQVGWEYAARIMDQALAFLGTCAHSTEPLAPSDVVDIGWHTFLLYTREYAGFCERVAGRFIHHEPADTGLVPASRTPREAASRTIIAVRLAGFAVDLPLWTVPADCHQCTQGCTHSSGDTGCHQLVDAATVRP, from the coding sequence GTGACCACGAAACTCGACGTAATCGACAGCGGAAAGAACGTCGCGAGCACCGTGAACGAACGCAATGGGCAAGACCTCGTTCCGGATGAGCTCTTCGAGCGGCTCGTCGACCGGATCTCCCGGGAACACCAGGTCGGCTGGGAGTACGCCGCGCGGATCATGGACCAGGCACTCGCGTTCCTGGGCACCTGCGCCCACTCGACCGAACCGCTCGCCCCCAGCGACGTCGTGGACATCGGCTGGCACACGTTCCTGCTGTACACCCGCGAGTACGCGGGCTTCTGCGAGCGGGTTGCAGGACGTTTCATCCACCACGAACCGGCCGATACCGGGCTCGTACCGGCCTCCCGAACGCCCCGGGAGGCCGCGAGCCGAACGATCATCGCCGTCCGGCTCGCCGGGTTCGCGGTGGATCTTCCACTGTGGACCGTGCCGGCGGACTGCCACCAGTGCACTCAAGGGTGCACGCACTCCAGTGGCGACACCGGCTGCCACCAGCTCGTCGACGCTGCTACGGTCCGGCCGTGA
- a CDS encoding XRE family transcriptional regulator, whose product MVTPNTKLRAAREAKPSRANPGEGTTRAELADAVNLYLWDTRKTHYHLDADTIKRYESGRVGWPGEAYREGLRAVLDAATDADLPFRPTRRGRVPAPRAVAALPAAAPDRPGLVELGSTPAGYLALTSVETPVPKRIGWTDVEHVRAITCAAAMSENRFGGGLSCEAAMQHLRWAARLIDARAAADVRDAVFEAVGNLSGVVAFSAFDIANHDAADRCFRFALWCADQGKSWPLRANTLAEMSRMAAYLGEADDALSLIEFAQVRSDRVSATARAMLWTIRARLLASTGRTDEAIAEVDRADEHFDARDPSADPPWLCYYDEAEHQGSTGKALVPVAQARQEPEPEPAALRLEAAVRLQGVDYPRSRTFSRIRLAALMMSTGDPRQAASVGRQAVLDAEPLRSRRILKELDNLASVSERHSRIEDVAALRWDIASLTRHDT is encoded by the coding sequence GTGGTCACGCCGAACACAAAGCTTCGCGCTGCGCGCGAAGCGAAGCCGTCACGCGCGAATCCGGGTGAAGGTACGACTCGCGCGGAGCTTGCCGACGCCGTGAACCTGTACCTCTGGGATACCAGGAAGACCCACTACCACCTCGACGCGGACACGATCAAGCGCTACGAAAGCGGCAGGGTTGGCTGGCCGGGTGAGGCGTACCGGGAGGGACTGCGGGCGGTCCTCGATGCGGCAACGGACGCCGACCTCCCTTTCCGCCCGACGAGGCGGGGCCGCGTTCCGGCCCCTCGGGCCGTGGCAGCGCTTCCGGCCGCCGCGCCGGATCGTCCCGGCCTCGTCGAGCTCGGCTCCACTCCGGCCGGCTACCTGGCGTTGACGTCGGTCGAGACGCCGGTCCCGAAGCGGATCGGCTGGACCGATGTCGAGCACGTCCGGGCGATCACCTGCGCGGCCGCGATGTCGGAGAACCGCTTCGGCGGCGGCTTGTCCTGCGAGGCTGCCATGCAGCACCTCAGGTGGGCCGCCCGGCTCATCGATGCGCGGGCCGCCGCCGACGTGCGCGACGCCGTGTTCGAGGCAGTCGGCAACCTCAGTGGTGTGGTCGCCTTCTCCGCGTTCGACATCGCCAACCACGACGCGGCCGATCGGTGTTTCCGGTTCGCCCTGTGGTGCGCCGATCAAGGGAAGTCGTGGCCACTGCGGGCGAACACGCTCGCGGAGATGTCCCGTATGGCCGCATACCTGGGCGAAGCCGACGACGCACTGTCGCTGATCGAGTTCGCGCAGGTGCGATCGGATCGAGTGTCCGCCACGGCCCGGGCGATGTTGTGGACGATCCGCGCTCGTCTGCTCGCTTCGACCGGCCGCACGGACGAGGCGATCGCGGAGGTGGATCGTGCGGACGAGCACTTCGACGCCCGCGATCCGTCGGCTGACCCGCCGTGGCTCTGCTACTACGACGAGGCCGAACACCAGGGAAGCACGGGAAAGGCGCTCGTCCCGGTTGCACAGGCCCGGCAGGAGCCGGAGCCGGAGCCGGCGGCGCTACGTCTCGAAGCCGCCGTTCGCCTGCAGGGCGTGGACTACCCACGATCGAGGACTTTTTCGCGCATCAGGCTCGCGGCGCTGATGATGTCGACGGGTGATCCCCGCCAAGCAGCGTCTGTCGGACGGCAGGCCGTCCTCGACGCCGAGCCGCTGCGCTCTCGGCGGATCTTGAAGGAGCTCGACAACCTGGCGTCGGTCTCCGAGCGCCACTCTCGCATCGAAGACGTCGCCGCACTGCGGTGGGACATCGCCTCATTGACCCGGCACGACACCTGA
- a CDS encoding phosphotransferase enzyme family protein, translating to MNPNATTAGSVLAGAARIAGFGAAGAELIRDGSNVMYRLPSGVVARIGRPGTGDTARREVLVSRWLDEAGLPAVRALADAPQPVMIGDRPVTWWVALPAHRPATPAELGAVLGRFHSLPAPRIPGLPRHDPFIDLDRRIGLATALDPGDRTWLERHLGELERRYQDFADAGPTGVIHGDAWQGNVAVPETGRPILLDLEMVSFGRYDWDLVQVAVDHTDFARITTSEYESFVAGYGGYDVTRTPGYRTLADIQELRWVAFALSKVGTRPEAAAQARHRIACLRGDVSRPWSWSAL from the coding sequence GTGAACCCGAATGCGACCACCGCCGGATCGGTGCTGGCCGGAGCGGCGCGGATCGCCGGCTTCGGCGCCGCGGGGGCTGAGCTGATCCGAGACGGATCGAACGTGATGTACCGCCTGCCGTCCGGCGTCGTAGCCCGGATCGGGCGCCCGGGTACCGGAGACACGGCTCGGCGCGAGGTTCTCGTTTCCCGGTGGCTCGACGAGGCCGGTCTGCCTGCCGTCCGGGCGTTGGCGGACGCACCGCAGCCCGTCATGATCGGCGATCGGCCGGTCACCTGGTGGGTGGCACTTCCGGCGCACCGGCCGGCAACTCCTGCCGAACTCGGCGCGGTCCTCGGCCGGTTTCACTCGCTTCCCGCGCCGCGGATTCCCGGCCTGCCCCGGCACGACCCGTTCATCGACCTCGACCGCCGGATCGGCCTGGCCACCGCACTGGATCCGGGCGACCGGACGTGGCTCGAACGCCACCTCGGGGAATTGGAACGGCGTTACCAGGACTTCGCTGACGCCGGGCCGACCGGTGTGATCCACGGAGACGCCTGGCAAGGCAACGTGGCCGTCCCGGAGACCGGCCGGCCCATCCTGCTCGACCTGGAGATGGTGTCTTTCGGTCGTTATGACTGGGATCTGGTCCAGGTCGCCGTGGATCACACCGATTTCGCGCGGATCACCACGAGTGAGTACGAGTCGTTCGTCGCCGGATATGGTGGGTACGACGTGACCAGAACGCCTGGCTATCGCACACTTGCCGACATCCAGGAACTCCGTTGGGTCGCCTTCGCCTTGAGCAAAGTCGGTACCCGGCCGGAGGCCGCAGCGCAGGCGCGGCATCGGATCGCTTGCCTCCGCGGTGACGTGTCCCGTCCTTGGTCGTGGTCTGCGCTCTAA